One Oceanicoccus sagamiensis genomic region harbors:
- a CDS encoding ABC transporter substrate binding protein, translating to MTVPARETVSQPAPVLKPQPAPKVVEPVAILLNENNPNSQQIADLLTAKLTTPTQLYYLSALPQQQVEVVAQLQQQAYSQVVAIGSNAALRAKSLDDSRVVFSQVFNYQDEGLIEAGFSGVSMVPSAEKLFSEWKQLTPGLKHIAIITGPNNQQQIARIQQAAKHHGVVVLHREVNNDKEMLYEAKQLAPLIQGFWLLPDNRVLSRRSIKEFMAQSMKQGKQVALFNRQLFKYGGLLYVGGDVDEIAEQLKVQLATTEQSVFGLKTAKIEINQRAAEQLLLVRGEQ from the coding sequence GTGACAGTGCCAGCCAGAGAGACTGTTAGCCAGCCAGCTCCAGTACTTAAGCCCCAGCCCGCCCCAAAAGTGGTAGAACCTGTAGCCATTTTGCTCAATGAAAATAACCCAAACTCACAGCAGATTGCGGATCTGTTAACCGCTAAGTTAACTACGCCGACGCAGCTTTACTATCTGTCCGCATTGCCTCAGCAACAGGTAGAAGTCGTTGCACAGTTACAGCAACAGGCCTATTCCCAAGTGGTAGCGATTGGCTCGAATGCGGCGCTAAGAGCAAAGAGTCTGGATGATAGCCGGGTGGTTTTTTCACAGGTTTTTAATTATCAGGATGAAGGGTTAATTGAAGCGGGCTTTAGCGGCGTTAGCATGGTGCCCTCAGCGGAAAAACTGTTTAGCGAGTGGAAGCAACTGACTCCAGGTTTAAAGCATATTGCCATTATTACTGGTCCCAATAACCAGCAGCAAATCGCCCGTATTCAGCAGGCTGCCAAGCACCATGGTGTAGTGGTACTGCATCGGGAGGTTAATAACGACAAAGAAATGTTGTATGAAGCCAAGCAGTTGGCCCCCTTAATTCAAGGGTTTTGGCTGCTGCCGGATAACCGCGTATTAAGTCGCCGCAGTATCAAAGAATTTATGGCGCAAAGTATGAAACAGGGCAAACAAGTTGCGCTGTTTAACCGACAGCTGTTTAAGTACGGTGGTTTGTTATATGTCGGTGGTGATGTCGACGAAATTGCTGAGCAGTTAAAGGTGCAGCTAGCCACCACTGAGCAAAGTGTGTTTGGGCTTAAGACGGCAAAGATTGAGATTAACCAGCGCGCTGCTGAGCAGTTGCTGTTAGTACGTGGAGAGCAATAA
- a CDS encoding FimV family protein has product MLLFLLNRIIARPTFTLILGLCFASSANSLEVGDLTVESSLGDPFAASFNIKHQQDLSEQELIIRQAPIEIYQQMGVDTAMLYQDLRFSLGEDGQVKITGKAPIKEPFLNFVVQVVWAEGEMVREFTVLLDPS; this is encoded by the coding sequence GTGCTGCTTTTTTTACTGAACCGGATTATTGCCCGACCCACCTTCACACTGATACTGGGCTTATGCTTTGCCAGTAGTGCCAACAGCCTTGAAGTAGGCGACTTGACGGTAGAATCATCCCTCGGCGACCCCTTTGCCGCCAGCTTTAACATCAAACACCAGCAAGACCTATCGGAGCAAGAACTGATTATTCGGCAGGCTCCGATAGAAATCTACCAGCAAATGGGGGTAGATACTGCCATGCTATATCAGGATTTACGCTTTAGTTTAGGAGAAGATGGCCAGGTAAAAATAACTGGCAAAGCCCCGATTAAAGAACCCTTTTTAAACTTTGTGGTCCAGGTTGTCTGGGCCGAAGGTGAAATGGTCAGAGAGTTTACCGTGCTGCTTGATCCCTCATAG
- a CDS encoding AsmA family protein, with product MKLLKVLAVMVLIIAAGIFYVANNINGIVQEAVVKVGSKALKTSVTLAAVDIQLLSSRAELTGLVIANPQGFKAPNLFEMDTIVVDLDIMSMLDNVVNVQEITIDGARVTAEQKGTSTNVQALLKGLDSGSSAAAPAPAPAPEAGDSAADDILIKVGQFNFINSATQLVTEQWGETAVKLPAIRVANIGGEAGVPPEALAGAIVRPLLKQLNQALKDRLQDLLEDEAKAQAKAKLKEKEDELKNKLDKKLEQELGDDKDDTVDAIKSLFSK from the coding sequence ATGAAACTACTTAAAGTATTGGCTGTGATGGTGTTGATTATTGCGGCGGGCATATTTTATGTCGCCAATAATATCAACGGTATTGTTCAGGAGGCTGTGGTTAAGGTCGGTTCAAAAGCCTTAAAAACGTCAGTAACGCTTGCGGCGGTTGATATACAACTGCTCAGTAGCCGAGCTGAGCTAACCGGTTTGGTGATTGCCAACCCACAAGGCTTTAAAGCGCCGAATTTGTTTGAGATGGATACTATCGTAGTTGATCTCGATATTATGTCGATGCTGGATAATGTGGTTAACGTTCAGGAAATAACCATTGATGGTGCCCGCGTTACCGCCGAACAAAAAGGTACAAGCACCAATGTACAGGCACTGCTTAAAGGGCTCGATAGTGGTAGTTCGGCCGCTGCACCAGCACCCGCACCGGCGCCCGAGGCTGGTGATTCAGCTGCCGACGATATCTTAATCAAAGTCGGTCAGTTCAACTTTATCAATAGCGCCACGCAATTGGTTACCGAGCAGTGGGGCGAGACGGCGGTTAAGCTGCCCGCCATTCGTGTTGCCAATATTGGTGGTGAAGCGGGAGTGCCACCTGAGGCTTTGGCTGGCGCGATTGTCAGGCCCTTGCTGAAACAGTTAAATCAGGCCTTAAAAGACCGTTTGCAGGATTTACTGGAAGATGAAGCCAAGGCTCAGGCTAAAGCCAAGCTTAAAGAGAAAGAAGATGAGCTGAAAAATAAATTAGACAAAAAGCTGGAGCAAGAATTGGGCGATGATAAGGATGATACCGTGGACGCGATTAAATCCTTATTTTCTAAATAG
- a CDS encoding CinA family nicotinamide mononucleotide deamidase-related protein — protein MKIQLLLTGNELMSGHTVDSNSAMIAQQLSAKAYSIARKVTVGDDKADLLAEMQQQSKAADILIVNGGLGPTIDDLTAEILSELTGQAIEENAIAKQHIIDWCERRKLIVNAANLKQAMLPTGVEIIPNPVGSAVGFSINHNDCLIICTPGVPNELRPMMEQTIVELICQRFPNNEQLSTLRFQTFGIGESTLQQMVGDKLTDWPEEVELGFRAGMPLLEIKLTIRKAEHANLQQQCYQRLSALMGHCIVGPESTNLAEAVVQLLQQQHAQLSTAESCTGGLIASAITEIAGASAVFEAGYVTYSNDMKQDMLGVDSATLEQHGAVSEPVVIAMAHGAMERSGAGYGIAVSGVAGPDGGSDDKPVGTVWMAWGSKAQLHTRKLVLKASRKGFQQMVTAITLDLTRRELLGIEAEPRYLSRYSQ, from the coding sequence ATGAAAATACAATTATTACTGACCGGCAATGAATTAATGTCTGGCCATACGGTAGATTCCAACTCCGCGATGATTGCGCAGCAACTGTCAGCCAAAGCCTATAGCATTGCCAGAAAAGTCACCGTGGGTGACGACAAGGCCGATCTGCTGGCAGAAATGCAGCAACAATCCAAAGCCGCTGATATATTAATTGTGAACGGTGGTTTAGGACCGACTATAGATGACTTAACCGCAGAGATATTAAGCGAACTGACCGGGCAAGCGATTGAAGAAAATGCCATTGCCAAACAGCATATTATCGACTGGTGTGAGCGCCGCAAACTGATAGTAAATGCCGCCAATCTTAAACAGGCGATGCTGCCCACCGGTGTAGAGATTATCCCCAACCCCGTTGGCAGTGCCGTTGGCTTTTCTATTAACCATAATGACTGCCTGATTATATGCACCCCCGGCGTCCCCAATGAGCTGAGGCCAATGATGGAACAAACCATTGTTGAGCTTATCTGCCAGCGCTTCCCCAACAATGAACAGCTTTCCACCCTGCGCTTCCAAACCTTTGGGATTGGCGAGTCCACCTTGCAGCAAATGGTCGGGGATAAACTGACGGACTGGCCGGAAGAAGTCGAACTGGGTTTTCGGGCAGGTATGCCGCTACTGGAAATCAAACTGACTATCCGCAAAGCAGAACACGCCAATCTGCAACAGCAATGCTATCAGCGCTTAAGTGCATTAATGGGACACTGTATTGTCGGCCCCGAAAGTACCAATCTGGCGGAAGCGGTGGTGCAGTTATTACAGCAACAGCATGCTCAACTAAGCACCGCCGAGTCATGCACCGGCGGCCTTATCGCTTCTGCGATTACCGAAATTGCCGGTGCCTCAGCCGTATTTGAAGCAGGCTATGTCACCTACTCCAATGATATGAAGCAAGATATGCTAGGGGTGGATAGCGCTACTCTGGAGCAACATGGTGCGGTTAGTGAACCGGTGGTTATTGCCATGGCCCACGGCGCTATGGAACGCAGCGGTGCCGGTTACGGTATTGCGGTCTCCGGCGTAGCTGGCCCCGATGGCGGCAGTGATGACAAGCCGGTAGGCACGGTATGGATGGCATGGGGCAGCAAAGCTCAATTACATACCCGCAAATTGGTATTAAAGGCTTCACGCAAAGGCTTTCAACAAATGGTCACGGCGATTACTTTAGATTTAACCCGCCGTGAATTATTGGGTATCGAAGCAGAGCCTCGCTACTTAAGCCGCTACTCACAATAA
- a CDS encoding AbgT family transporter, translating into MSLNTLLQRIELAGNKLPNPTILFMTLCLFILLLSALSSWLGLSAVHPISGDTINSVNLLSKEGLHLILTKTVTNFTHFAPVGSVLVAIMGIGVAEHSGLIAAVLKATVLKAPKQLLSFFVVLTSVLSSLAMDTGYVVLIPLAALVFVSAGRHPLAGIAAAFAGVSGGFSANILIGPVDAILAGISTEAAALIQADYEVNAAGNYYFLIISTVVISLVGTWVTEKIVEPRLGSYTANHDSSVSDTLLAQEKAALRAVGIFSLVVIGLLFWGLLPEHGLLRGADNTILRSPFIKGIVIIIASYAAVAGYIYGKVSGSFSHKDDMVKGMEASMVTMAGYLVLMFFAAQFVSYFSWSQLGAIAAINGAGLLKSLSLGAPTLLVSFIVMAAMINLLIGSASAKWALFAPIFVPMFLLLGISPEATQMAFRIGDSTTNIITPLMPYFGVVVAFVQRYDKEAGIGTIIATMLPYSLAFLLSWSLLLLVWIVMDWPLGPGAGIYIAQ; encoded by the coding sequence ATGAGTCTTAATACTTTGCTGCAACGGATCGAACTGGCAGGTAATAAACTACCCAACCCCACTATTCTCTTTATGACCCTGTGCCTGTTTATTCTGTTGCTCTCAGCACTCAGCAGCTGGCTGGGTTTATCGGCGGTGCACCCGATTAGCGGCGACACCATCAACAGCGTCAATTTGCTAAGCAAAGAAGGCTTGCACCTTATTCTGACCAAGACCGTCACCAACTTTACCCACTTTGCCCCTGTCGGCAGCGTGTTAGTGGCTATTATGGGTATCGGTGTTGCTGAACACTCGGGCTTAATTGCGGCCGTATTAAAGGCCACCGTCTTAAAAGCCCCCAAGCAATTACTCAGTTTCTTTGTGGTATTAACCAGTGTGCTGTCCAGCTTGGCCATGGATACTGGCTATGTGGTGTTAATCCCCCTCGCCGCCCTGGTCTTTGTCTCCGCTGGCCGCCACCCTTTAGCCGGTATTGCGGCGGCTTTTGCCGGCGTTTCCGGGGGCTTTAGTGCCAATATTCTGATCGGCCCGGTGGATGCCATTCTGGCCGGGATATCCACCGAAGCCGCCGCCTTGATTCAAGCAGACTATGAGGTTAACGCGGCGGGTAATTATTATTTTCTGATTATCTCAACCGTGGTGATTAGCCTGGTAGGCACCTGGGTTACCGAAAAAATTGTCGAACCCCGCCTTGGCAGCTATACAGCAAACCATGACTCATCCGTTAGCGATACCTTGCTAGCTCAGGAAAAAGCCGCACTGCGCGCGGTGGGGATTTTTAGCCTGGTGGTGATCGGCTTATTGTTTTGGGGCCTACTGCCCGAGCACGGCCTGCTGCGCGGCGCAGATAACACCATCCTGCGCTCTCCGTTTATTAAGGGCATTGTCATTATTATCGCCAGCTATGCTGCTGTCGCCGGTTATATCTATGGCAAAGTCAGCGGCAGCTTTAGCCATAAAGACGATATGGTAAAAGGGATGGAAGCCAGCATGGTAACTATGGCCGGTTATTTAGTGCTGATGTTTTTTGCGGCGCAGTTTGTCAGTTATTTTAGCTGGAGCCAGCTTGGGGCTATTGCAGCGATTAATGGCGCAGGCTTGTTAAAATCCTTAAGTTTGGGTGCCCCCACATTATTGGTGAGCTTTATTGTAATGGCGGCGATGATCAATCTGCTGATTGGCAGCGCCTCAGCCAAATGGGCTCTGTTTGCACCGATTTTTGTGCCGATGTTTTTATTGCTGGGCATCAGTCCGGAAGCCACGCAAATGGCTTTTAGAATCGGGGATAGCACTACCAATATTATTACGCCATTAATGCCTTACTTTGGCGTGGTCGTTGCCTTTGTGCAGCGCTATGACAAGGAGGCCGGGATAGGCACCATTATAGCAACCATGCTGCCCTACTCGCTGGCGTTTTTACTGAGCTGGTCGCTACTACTGCTGGTGTGGATTGTCATGGATTGGCCACTGGGGCCAGGTGCCGGGATTTATATTGCCCAGTAA
- the phoU gene encoding phosphate signaling complex protein PhoU, whose amino-acid sequence MIDKDVHSHHISQQFNAELDTVKTHMLEMGGLVEQQVRDAITALIEGDSQSAETVKVNDNHINSMEVSIDEECTRILARRQPAASDLRLVIAISKAVIDLERIGDEAGKIATQAIQLSESGESPRGYKEIRHIGNHVGFMVRDALDAFARFDVDMALAVAKEDKLVDEEYGTAVRSIITFMMEDPRTISQMMNVIWALRSLERVGDHARNIAEHVIYLVKGRDVRHFGIKEMTAEVNDK is encoded by the coding sequence ATGATCGATAAAGACGTACATAGCCATCATATCTCGCAGCAGTTTAACGCCGAGCTGGATACCGTAAAAACCCATATGCTGGAAATGGGTGGGTTGGTCGAGCAGCAGGTTCGTGATGCGATTACCGCCTTAATTGAAGGTGATAGCCAGTCTGCGGAAACGGTAAAAGTAAACGATAATCATATTAACTCGATGGAAGTATCGATTGATGAAGAGTGCACCCGTATTCTTGCCCGGCGCCAGCCTGCGGCCAGCGATTTACGTTTGGTCATCGCCATCAGTAAAGCGGTTATTGACCTTGAACGGATTGGTGATGAGGCTGGCAAAATTGCCACGCAAGCAATCCAGTTATCTGAGAGCGGTGAATCACCACGGGGCTATAAAGAAATTCGTCATATCGGTAACCATGTTGGCTTTATGGTACGCGATGCGCTGGATGCTTTTGCCCGCTTTGATGTGGATATGGCACTGGCCGTTGCCAAAGAAGATAAGCTGGTGGATGAAGAATACGGCACGGCGGTAAGAAGTATTATTACTTTTATGATGGAAGACCCGCGCACGATCAGCCAGATGATGAATGTGATTTGGGCGCTGCGCTCATTGGAGCGAGTCGGTGACCATGCCCGCAATATTGCCGAGCATGTGATTTATTTGGTCAAAGGCAGGGATGTGCGCCATTTCGGTATTAAAGAAATGACAGCCGAAGTTAACGATAAATAA
- the pstB gene encoding phosphate ABC transporter ATP-binding protein PstB: protein MGRSNQTLDIANEDISLSVENLNLFYEGGKQALHDISLDIPRQRVTAFIGPSGCGKSTLLRCFNRMNDLVDGCEINGKILLDREDIYQRGVDAASLRRRIGMVFQKPNPFPKTIYENVAYGLRIQGINKKRVLDEAVEKSLRQAALWDEVKDRLHDSALGMSGGQQQRLVIARTVAIEPEVLLLDEPASALDPISTLKIEELINELKSKYTIVIVTHNMQQAARVSDYTAFLYMGKLIEFDNTDTLFTNPAQKQTEDYITGRYG, encoded by the coding sequence ATGGGCCGTTCTAACCAGACGCTGGATATCGCCAATGAAGATATCAGCCTGTCAGTAGAAAACCTGAATCTGTTTTATGAGGGTGGTAAACAGGCACTTCATGATATTAGTCTGGATATCCCCCGGCAGCGTGTCACCGCGTTTATCGGCCCTAGTGGCTGTGGTAAATCGACACTCTTACGTTGCTTTAACCGGATGAACGACTTGGTTGACGGCTGTGAAATTAACGGCAAAATCCTGTTGGACCGTGAAGATATTTACCAGCGCGGGGTGGATGCGGCTTCTCTGCGCCGTCGTATTGGTATGGTATTCCAAAAGCCCAACCCTTTCCCCAAAACCATTTATGAAAATGTGGCCTATGGTTTGCGTATTCAGGGGATTAATAAAAAGCGGGTGTTGGATGAGGCGGTAGAAAAGTCTCTGCGCCAAGCCGCATTATGGGATGAAGTTAAAGATCGCCTGCATGATAGTGCACTAGGTATGTCTGGTGGTCAGCAGCAGCGCTTGGTCATTGCCCGTACCGTGGCTATTGAGCCTGAGGTGCTATTATTAGATGAGCCGGCATCCGCACTGGACCCGATATCGACCTTAAAAATCGAAGAACTGATCAATGAGCTAAAATCGAAATATACGATTGTGATTGTTACCCACAATATGCAGCAGGCAGCGCGGGTCTCCGATTACACGGCTTTTTTATATATGGGCAAGCTGATTGAATTTGATAATACGGATACATTATTTACCAACCCAGCCCAGAAACAAACCGAAGATTATATAACCGGCCGCTACGGTTAA
- the pstA gene encoding phosphate ABC transporter permease PstA: MTLDKDKKLSVRDWVRNGDPFIWINAAAVSISVVAVIGILVLLAVRGFGHFWPSNVLEANYSQPGQTSQRIMGEIVETESVPLEQLLSAGVKIETDKAFVDRTLIKQGNRDVTGTDFVWVIEDFISDRTYPEAIMTIERREWGNFYGYLTGVKEQGQRVQTDNNWAEFQRRIDRALDLHGQIEGIEKGAIGAINYELERLRLSERGLELNKGLSSTERATRLADINADRAVLDQEYSVLQQQLAELYQQINRDSITAKAINGAEVEIQLAMVVHANQPNAMGLGAKSLAYLMKFWEFLTDEPREANTEGGIFPAIFGTVMMVLLMSVMVTPFGVVAAVYLREYAKQGVLTRTVRIAVNNLAGVPSIVYGVFGLGFFIYFLGAEIDRVLFEAALPAPTFGTPGLLWASLTLALLTLPVVIVATEEGLARIPRALREGSLALGATKAETLWRVVLPMASPAMMTGLILAVARAAGEVAPLMLVGVVKLAPSLPVDANYPYLHLDQKFMHLGFHIYDVGFQSPNVEAARPLVYATALLLVVIIALLNFSAVALRNHLREKYKSLEM; the protein is encoded by the coding sequence ATGACTTTAGATAAAGATAAAAAACTATCTGTTAGAGATTGGGTCCGCAATGGCGATCCCTTTATCTGGATTAATGCCGCTGCGGTGAGTATCAGTGTGGTCGCTGTTATTGGTATTTTAGTGTTATTGGCGGTGCGTGGCTTTGGTCACTTTTGGCCCTCTAATGTATTAGAAGCCAATTACAGCCAGCCAGGCCAGACTAGCCAGCGCATTATGGGTGAGATTGTTGAAACCGAAAGCGTGCCCCTTGAGCAATTGCTATCTGCCGGTGTAAAAATTGAAACCGATAAAGCCTTTGTTGACCGCACACTGATTAAGCAAGGTAACCGCGATGTCACCGGTACCGACTTTGTCTGGGTGATTGAAGATTTTATTAGCGATAGAACATACCCCGAAGCCATTATGACGATTGAGCGTCGCGAGTGGGGTAACTTTTACGGTTATTTAACCGGCGTGAAAGAGCAGGGCCAACGGGTTCAGACGGATAATAACTGGGCTGAATTTCAGCGCCGTATTGACCGCGCTCTGGACCTGCATGGGCAAATAGAAGGCATTGAAAAAGGCGCTATTGGCGCTATTAACTATGAGCTGGAGCGCTTGCGTTTAAGTGAACGAGGCTTGGAGCTAAATAAAGGTTTAAGTTCAACTGAGCGGGCCACCCGTTTGGCGGATATTAATGCTGACCGTGCGGTACTGGACCAGGAATACAGCGTACTGCAACAGCAATTAGCCGAGCTATACCAGCAAATTAACCGCGATAGTATTACGGCCAAAGCGATTAATGGTGCCGAGGTAGAGATTCAGTTGGCTATGGTGGTTCACGCCAACCAACCGAATGCCATGGGTCTGGGCGCAAAGTCGCTGGCCTATCTGATGAAGTTTTGGGAGTTTCTTACTGATGAACCCCGTGAAGCCAACACTGAAGGCGGTATTTTCCCGGCGATTTTTGGTACGGTGATGATGGTCTTGCTGATGTCGGTAATGGTAACGCCTTTTGGTGTGGTTGCGGCGGTGTACTTACGAGAATACGCCAAGCAAGGAGTACTGACGCGTACAGTAAGAATTGCAGTTAATAATCTCGCCGGTGTACCCTCGATTGTTTATGGTGTGTTTGGTCTGGGGTTCTTTATTTATTTTCTCGGTGCAGAAATTGACCGAGTTTTATTTGAAGCGGCTTTGCCTGCGCCCACCTTTGGTACTCCCGGCTTATTATGGGCTTCACTCACACTGGCCCTATTAACCCTGCCGGTTGTTATTGTGGCAACCGAAGAAGGTTTGGCTCGTATTCCCCGCGCCTTACGTGAAGGTAGTCTGGCACTGGGTGCCACTAAAGCAGAAACCCTGTGGCGAGTGGTATTGCCCATGGCCAGCCCTGCGATGATGACCGGTTTGATTTTAGCGGTGGCCCGTGCCGCCGGTGAAGTCGCGCCGTTAATGTTGGTCGGTGTGGTCAAACTTGCACCGTCACTGCCGGTGGATGCCAATTACCCCTATTTACATTTAGACCAGAAGTTTATGCACTTGGGTTTTCATATCTATGATGTGGGTTTTCAAAGCCCCAATGTTGAAGCCGCACGACCTCTGGTTTACGCCACAGCTTTATTGTTAGTGGTTATTATTGCCTTATTAAACTTTAGCGCGGTGGCCTTACGTAACCATCTGCGCGAAAAGTATAAGTCGCTGGAAATGTAA
- a CDS encoding ABC transporter permease subunit: MLIATPLALCGAIYTAYFMTPVVRRKVKPLIELMEALPTVILGFLAGLWLAPFIEKNLPGVFSIFLLMPVGVLLFGFCWSRLPDSLRLRVPDGWHAVLLIPVVMFIAWACVAASGNLELLFFGGDMRAWLTYDLGISYDQRNAMVVGIAMGFAVVPTIFSIAEDAIFSVPKSLSYGSLALGATPWQTLVGVVIPTASPGIFSALMIGMGRAVGETMIVLMATGNTPVMDANIFEGMRTLAANIAVEIGETEVDSSHYRVLFLAAFVLFLFTFVVNTIAEIVRQSLRKKYGSL, encoded by the coding sequence ATGTTAATTGCAACGCCATTGGCTTTATGCGGTGCTATCTACACCGCTTACTTTATGACCCCGGTGGTTCGTCGTAAGGTCAAGCCGCTGATTGAATTAATGGAAGCATTGCCCACGGTTATTTTGGGTTTTCTGGCAGGTTTATGGCTGGCCCCATTTATTGAAAAAAATCTTCCCGGTGTCTTTAGTATCTTTTTACTGATGCCAGTTGGAGTTTTGCTCTTTGGTTTTTGCTGGAGTCGCTTGCCTGATAGCCTAAGGCTGCGTGTGCCCGATGGCTGGCATGCGGTATTGCTTATCCCGGTTGTGATGTTTATCGCCTGGGCCTGTGTAGCGGCCAGTGGCAATCTGGAGCTGTTATTTTTTGGTGGCGATATGCGCGCCTGGTTAACCTATGACCTGGGTATTTCCTATGATCAGCGCAATGCTATGGTGGTCGGTATCGCAATGGGCTTTGCGGTAGTCCCCACTATTTTCTCTATTGCCGAAGATGCGATTTTCTCGGTCCCCAAATCACTGAGCTATGGTTCGTTGGCTCTAGGGGCAACCCCTTGGCAAACATTGGTCGGTGTGGTTATTCCTACCGCCAGCCCCGGTATTTTTTCTGCCCTAATGATTGGTATGGGCCGAGCTGTGGGTGAAACTATGATTGTATTAATGGCCACGGGTAATACACCGGTGATGGATGCCAATATCTTTGAAGGTATGCGTACGCTGGCGGCCAATATCGCGGTTGAAATAGGTGAGACCGAAGTGGATAGCTCCCACTATCGAGTGTTGTTCCTGGCTGCATTTGTTTTATTCCTGTTTACCTTTGTGGTCAACACCATTGCAGAAATTGTGCGTCAAAGTTTACGCAAGAAGTATGGTTCTTTATAA
- a CDS encoding PstS family phosphate ABC transporter substrate-binding protein gives MSINKQLRTTALALTMVGASLLSVNAAAAAKVDADLPVYEKASGVSGNLSSVGSDTLANLMTLWAEGFKRFYPNVNIQIQAAGSSTAPPALTEGTSNIGPMSRKMKDKELAAFESKYGYKPTAVPVAIDALAVYVHKDNPVKGMSIQDVDAIFSSTRKCGGAADIDTWGKAGLSGAWTNRDVQLFGRNSVSGTYGYYKKKALCKGDFKNTVNEQPGSASVVQSVATSINGIGYSGIGYKTSSVRAVPLSKKPGQEVIEATPENAVTGDYPLSRYLYVYINKAPNKPLSPLDREFIKLVLSKAGQEVVVKDGYIPLPAAVVAKQTAKLGL, from the coding sequence ATGTCAATAAATAAACAACTAAGAACAACAGCACTTGCCCTGACTATGGTGGGTGCAAGCCTTTTATCCGTTAATGCGGCTGCCGCTGCTAAAGTGGACGCTGACTTGCCTGTGTATGAAAAGGCCAGCGGTGTATCGGGCAACCTGTCCAGCGTGGGTTCAGATACCTTGGCCAACCTGATGACTTTATGGGCGGAAGGGTTTAAGCGTTTTTACCCTAATGTAAATATTCAGATTCAGGCTGCCGGTTCTTCAACAGCGCCACCAGCACTGACTGAAGGTACCTCAAATATCGGCCCTATGAGCCGTAAAATGAAGGACAAAGAACTAGCGGCTTTTGAAAGTAAATACGGCTATAAGCCTACAGCTGTTCCGGTAGCGATTGATGCCTTGGCGGTTTATGTACACAAAGATAACCCGGTCAAAGGTATGTCCATTCAGGATGTGGATGCGATTTTCTCTTCAACACGCAAGTGTGGTGGCGCGGCCGATATTGATACTTGGGGCAAGGCGGGTCTAAGCGGTGCCTGGACTAACCGCGATGTGCAGTTATTTGGCCGTAACTCTGTCTCCGGTACTTATGGCTACTACAAGAAAAAAGCCTTATGTAAGGGCGATTTTAAAAACACGGTAAACGAGCAGCCAGGGTCGGCCTCTGTGGTGCAGTCAGTTGCAACGTCTATCAATGGTATTGGCTACTCAGGTATTGGCTATAAAACGTCTAGTGTTCGCGCTGTGCCATTAAGTAAAAAGCCCGGCCAGGAGGTTATTGAAGCGACGCCAGAGAATGCGGTAACCGGTGATTACCCTCTATCTCGTTACCTCTACGTTTATATTAATAAAGCGCCGAATAAGCCTTTATCACCTTTAGATCGCGAGTTTATTAAGTTGGTATTGTCTAAAGCTGGCCAGGAAGTGGTGGTTAAAGATGGTTATATTCCACTGCCTGCCGCGGTTGTTGCCAAGCAAACGGCTAAGTTAGGTCTGTAA